One window of the Lytechinus variegatus isolate NC3 chromosome 3, Lvar_3.0, whole genome shotgun sequence genome contains the following:
- the LOC121411569 gene encoding rab GDP dissociation inhibitor beta-like has translation MDEEYDAIILGTGLKECVLSGMLSVSGKKVLHMDRQKYYGGASASMSPLSELFSKFDRPEPGDKYGRQRDWNVDLIPKILMASGQLVKLLIHSGVTRYLEFKQIEGSYVYKGGKIFKVPANEKEALSSSLMGIFEKRRFKSFLNYVVDFEEENPSTFKGVDPDKTTMTELYKKYGLDENTQGFVGHAMALHRDDEYIKRPCKETILRIKLYIDSLARYGKSPYIYPLYGLGELPQGFARLSAIYGGTYMLDKPIEEIVIEEGKVVGVKSQGETAKCKMVIGDPSYFPDRVEKRGQVVRAICLLNHSISEIQAVSSGQIIIPQNQVGRKSDIYVLVLSKTHNVATENWYIALVATTVETSNPEAELEPGLKLLGPIAEKFVSVDDQTVPKETGEESQIFVTNSYDATTHFETTCDDILNVYRRITGEDFDFSKINQDIETAD, from the exons ATGGATGAAGAATATGATGCAATAATTCTAGGAACAGGCCTGAAG GAATGTGTGCTGAGTGGCATGTTATCTGTAAGTGGCAAGAAGGTACTGCACATGGACAGACAAAAGTACTACGGAGGAGCCAGTGCATCTATGTCACCTCTGTCTGAG ctgtttaGCAAATTTGATAGGCCCGAACCAGGAGACAAATATGGTAGACAAAGAGACTGGAATGTTGATCTAATCCCCAAAATCTTGATGGCTTCAG GTCAGCTGGTGAAGTTGTTAATTCATTCTGGAGTTACCCGATATCTAGAGTTCAAGCAGATAGAAGGCAGTTATGTGTACAAAGGGGGAAAGATCTTTAAAGTTCCAGCCAATGAAAAGGAGGCATTATCATCAT CCCTGATGGGAATCTTTGAAAAACGCCGCTTCAAGAGTTTCCTCAACTATGTGGTTGACTTTGAAGAGGAAAACCCTAGTACCTTTAAAGGAGTAGATCCGGATAAAACCACTATGACTGAGCTATATAAAAAGTATGGTTTGGATGAAAACACACAAGGTTTTGTAGGACATGCGATGGCTCTCCACCGTGACGATGA ATACATTAAACGGCCTTGCAAGGAGACAATATTGAGAATCAAGTTGTATATTGATTCTCTTGCTAGATATGGCAAATCTCCATATATATATCCTCTGTATGGATTGGGAGAACTCCCTCAGGGTTTTGCCAG ACTTTCAGCCATCTATGGAGGTACATACATGTTGGACAAACCAATAGAGGAGATCGTGATAGAAGAGGGTAAAGTCGTTGGCGTCAAATCTCAAGGAGAAACAGCTAAATGTAAGATGGTGATAGGCGACCCTTCCTATTTCCCTGACAGGGTTGAGAAGAGGGGCCAAGTAGTGAGAGCCATTTGTCTGCTCAACCATAGCATCAGTGAAATACAGGCAGTGAGTTCAGGGCAAATCATCATCCCACAGAACCAAGTTGGGCGAAAATcag ACATCTATGTACTGGTGCTCTCCAAAACTCACAACGTTGCAACCGAGAATTGGTATATTGCTCTCGTAGCTACCACAGTGGAGACTTCTAACCCAGAAGCAGAACTGGAACCAGGTCTTAAACTTCTTGGCCCTATCGCAGAGAAGTTTGTATCAGTAGACGATCAGACGGTCCCTAAAGAAACAGGAGAAGAGAGCCAG ATTTTCGTCACCAATTCCTACGATGCTACTACTCACTTTGAGACAACCTGTGATGACATCCTGAACGTATACCGCAGAATCACGGGAGAAGACTTTGATTTTAGCAAAATAAATCAAGATATTGAAACAGCGGACTAA